The following proteins are co-located in the Echinicola sp. 20G genome:
- the rodA gene encoding rod shape-determining protein RodA: MRQDDLYINKIDWLTILIYFALVMIGWFNIYAAVYDEQAAKSIFDFSINSGKQLVWIGTAVLLITVIMVADYRLFDNLSMILYGFFLLILLLTPFIGKEINGQRAWFELGPFRLQPGEFAKFATALALAKFIEKPSFDLSQPKYQFQAILIILIPVSLIMLQPDTGTAMVYMAFFIMLYREGMPQKYYVMALVFIAVSLLSLGVENNLYIAVPVASLTVILILMGKKNWQRIITLCLIGTAVIAYSYSLDMVVSKLPAHQQNRIMVLFNPDLDPLGVGWNVTQSKIAIGSGGFWGKGYLEGTQTKFDFVPEQHTDFIFCTLGEEFGWIGSLVVVALFAALLIRLVFLAERQKTRFSRVYGYCVVSILLFHFMINISMTIGLFPVVGIPLPFFSYGGSSLWSFTILLFIFIKLDSHRIQLLGRMN, from the coding sequence GTGAGACAAGACGACTTATATATCAACAAAATTGATTGGCTGACCATTTTGATCTATTTCGCTTTGGTCATGATAGGCTGGTTCAATATTTATGCTGCCGTTTATGACGAACAAGCAGCAAAAAGCATCTTTGACTTCAGCATCAATTCCGGGAAACAATTGGTTTGGATCGGAACTGCAGTGCTTTTGATTACGGTCATCATGGTGGCGGATTATAGGCTCTTTGATAACCTCAGCATGATCCTCTACGGTTTTTTCCTCTTGATCTTACTGCTTACCCCTTTTATTGGAAAGGAAATCAATGGCCAACGTGCCTGGTTTGAATTGGGGCCTTTCCGTCTTCAACCTGGAGAATTCGCCAAATTTGCAACGGCATTGGCATTGGCCAAATTTATAGAAAAACCATCCTTTGACCTTAGCCAGCCCAAATATCAATTTCAAGCAATCTTGATCATCCTGATCCCGGTTTCTTTGATCATGTTACAGCCTGATACTGGAACGGCCATGGTGTATATGGCTTTTTTCATCATGCTTTACCGGGAAGGGATGCCCCAGAAATACTATGTCATGGCTTTGGTATTTATTGCAGTATCTCTCCTTTCCTTGGGTGTGGAAAACAATTTATACATTGCTGTGCCAGTAGCTTCCCTCACCGTTATTTTGATCTTGATGGGAAAGAAAAACTGGCAGAGAATAATCACTCTTTGCCTGATTGGTACAGCTGTGATTGCCTACAGTTACAGTTTGGATATGGTTGTTTCCAAACTTCCGGCCCACCAGCAAAACCGTATCATGGTACTTTTCAATCCTGACCTTGATCCTTTGGGTGTAGGCTGGAATGTAACCCAATCTAAAATAGCTATTGGCTCTGGAGGCTTCTGGGGGAAAGGGTACTTGGAAGGGACACAAACAAAATTTGACTTTGTACCGGAGCAACATACAGACTTTATCTTCTGTACTTTGGGAGAAGAATTTGGATGGATTGGTAGCTTGGTAGTAGTAGCTCTTTTTGCCGCGCTATTGATTCGATTGGTTTTCTTGGCAGAAAGGCAAAAGACCCGGTTTTCGAGAGTTTATGGCTATTGTGTCGTTTCTATCCTGCTTTTCCATTTTATGATCAATATTTCCATGACCATTGGCCTTTTTCCAGTGGTAGGTATTCCACTGCCCTTTTTTAGCTACGGAGGTTCTTCACTGTGGTCATTCACCATCTTGCTGTTTATCTTTATCAAACTAGATTCACATAGGATTCAGCTCTTGGGAAGAATGAACTAA
- a CDS encoding sulfatase-like hydrolase/transferase, which produces MKKFWLILGCLGGIINLTNAQKGKRLPEDKPNYILIVADDLGYGDLSFTGSKQIKTPHIDALAQTGVYFPEGYVSSAVCSPSRAGLLTGRNQVEFGYDNNLANNQPGFDPAYLGLPVQQQTVADRLGELGYVTGLVGKWHLGYEDQFYPLNRGFDEFWGYRGGGHDYFEAGNNSKGYKAKIECNYKTPQEITYITDDKGDECVDFVKRHQDEPFFLYASFNAPHTPMQATAADLALYKDIKDEKRRTYAAMVHRLDINVGRIVEAVEKAGLLENTVFVFISDNGGPAYTNASINAPFNGKKGTLLEGGIHVPFIIKWDGMLSAGSSYAAPVSSLDLTPTFVSLAGGELKEEDKYDGVNLMPFLKGEKKNIPHEEIKWRFTISAAIREGKWKLVRLPDRLPMLYNLEEDISEQHDVALENLEITQRLLKKLGHWDVRLPHPLFLEGPEWRANQVEQYDKKYDLVQPD; this is translated from the coding sequence ATGAAAAAATTTTGGTTAATACTAGGGTGTTTAGGAGGTATAATAAACCTGACCAATGCTCAAAAAGGAAAGCGCTTACCTGAGGACAAACCCAATTACATTTTGATTGTGGCGGATGACTTGGGTTATGGGGATTTAAGTTTTACAGGTAGTAAGCAGATCAAAACACCTCATATTGATGCCTTGGCCCAGACAGGTGTTTATTTCCCAGAAGGCTATGTTTCCTCGGCGGTTTGTAGTCCATCAAGAGCTGGTTTGTTGACTGGGCGGAATCAGGTAGAATTTGGCTACGATAACAATCTGGCCAACAATCAGCCTGGCTTTGATCCTGCTTATTTGGGCTTGCCTGTTCAGCAGCAGACTGTAGCGGATCGGTTAGGTGAATTAGGTTATGTGACTGGATTGGTGGGAAAGTGGCACTTGGGATATGAAGACCAATTTTATCCTTTGAATAGAGGATTTGATGAATTTTGGGGTTATAGAGGTGGAGGCCACGACTATTTTGAAGCTGGAAATAATAGCAAAGGTTATAAAGCTAAAATAGAGTGTAATTACAAGACACCACAGGAGATTACCTATATCACAGATGACAAAGGTGATGAATGCGTGGATTTTGTAAAAAGACATCAAGATGAACCTTTTTTCCTTTATGCATCCTTTAATGCTCCACATACCCCAATGCAGGCCACGGCAGCTGATCTGGCATTGTACAAGGATATTAAGGATGAAAAGAGAAGAACCTATGCTGCGATGGTACATAGATTGGACATCAATGTGGGCAGGATTGTGGAAGCGGTGGAAAAAGCAGGGCTATTGGAAAATACCGTTTTCGTATTTATCAGTGACAATGGCGGTCCAGCCTACACCAATGCCTCTATAAATGCTCCTTTTAATGGTAAGAAAGGAACGCTGTTGGAAGGTGGGATACATGTGCCATTTATTATAAAGTGGGATGGAATGCTTTCAGCTGGCTCCTCTTATGCAGCACCAGTTTCCTCCTTGGATTTGACGCCTACTTTTGTGAGTTTGGCTGGAGGAGAACTGAAGGAAGAAGATAAGTATGACGGGGTAAACTTGATGCCTTTTTTGAAAGGGGAAAAGAAGAATATCCCTCATGAGGAAATTAAGTGGAGATTCACCATTAGTGCTGCCATTCGGGAAGGAAAGTGGAAATTGGTGAGGTTACCGGATCGTTTGCCTATGCTCTATAATTTGGAAGAAGATATTTCTGAGCAGCATGACGTGGCCTTGGAAAACCTTGAAATCACCCAAAGGCTACTGAAGAAATTGGGGCACTGGGATGTTAGGTTACCGCATCCGCTGTTTTTGGAGGGGCCAGAATGGCGAGCCAACCAAGTGGAGCAGTATGACAAAAAATATGATTTGGTTCAACCAGACTAA
- a CDS encoding 2Fe-2S iron-sulfur cluster-binding protein: MPKIVIENLYHKEIYTKAPDRKVIELIHENNVDWMHACGKKGRCTTCMMIVNEGMENLSEPTDREEYFRKLGRLKENQRLTCQARLQQGTIRIKVNEMYKFPHMDYSE; the protein is encoded by the coding sequence ATGCCTAAAATAGTAATTGAAAATCTATACCACAAGGAGATTTACACAAAAGCCCCTGATCGCAAAGTTATCGAATTAATCCATGAAAATAATGTGGACTGGATGCATGCTTGCGGAAAAAAAGGCAGGTGCACCACTTGCATGATGATTGTAAATGAAGGCATGGAAAACTTGTCAGAGCCAACTGATCGGGAGGAATATTTTAGGAAATTAGGAAGACTAAAAGAGAATCAACGCTTAACTTGCCAAGCTAGGTTGCAGCAAGGAACCATTCGCATCAAGGTAAACGAAATGTATAAATTTCCACATATGGATTACAGTGAGTAA
- a CDS encoding thymidine kinase, whose amino-acid sequence MFIEPVIGNNHPKEKKGHIEVICGSMFSGKTEELIRRLNRALIAKQKVEIFKPAIDTRYHDSNVVSHNENEIRSTPVQFADDIMLLAGDCDVVGIDEVQFFDAQIVQVANSLAKSGKRVILAGLDMDFEGKPFDPMPQLLATAEYVTKVHAICMKCGDLASYSFRLSDAKQKVVLGEKDSYEARCRKCFYEDKK is encoded by the coding sequence ATGTTTATAGAACCAGTAATTGGAAATAATCATCCGAAAGAAAAGAAAGGTCATATTGAAGTGATCTGTGGATCTATGTTTTCTGGCAAAACAGAGGAACTCATCAGACGGCTCAACCGGGCTTTGATCGCCAAACAGAAAGTGGAAATCTTCAAGCCAGCCATTGACACCCGGTACCATGATTCCAATGTGGTCTCCCACAATGAAAATGAAATCCGTTCTACACCGGTTCAGTTTGCCGATGACATCATGCTTTTGGCAGGTGACTGTGATGTGGTAGGTATTGATGAGGTTCAGTTTTTTGATGCGCAAATTGTTCAGGTAGCCAATTCCCTCGCCAAGTCAGGAAAACGTGTCATCCTTGCCGGACTGGACATGGATTTTGAAGGAAAACCTTTTGACCCTATGCCGCAGCTTTTGGCTACTGCTGAGTACGTTACCAAAGTACACGCCATTTGCATGAAATGTGGAGACCTCGCTTCCTACAGCTTCAGGCTTTCCGATGCCAAACAAAAGGTCGTACTGGGTGAAAAGGATAGTTATGAAGCCCGCTGTAGAAAATGTTTTTATGAAGACAAAAAATAA
- the recO gene encoding DNA repair protein RecO, with protein MIKKTQGIVIHYLKYRETSIIVKIFTRDLGLKSYIVNGVRSAKSKTKMAFYQPLTLLDLVVYDKENASLNRISEVKLAYPFQRIPFDYYRSGVAMFVGEVLGKSIYENYQNEYLYDFIYHCITYLDQENINLGTYPLSFLLESSKYLGFSPDNAAEFFEQVHPDVNDSTFAKDEKKHLTQLIQSPFNADIKVPSNIRKKLLDDLLTFYKIHLETFTEVKSLSILRSLM; from the coding sequence ATGATCAAAAAGACTCAGGGCATCGTCATTCATTATCTCAAATACAGGGAAACTTCAATAATCGTGAAGATTTTTACCCGTGACCTTGGTCTAAAAAGCTACATTGTCAATGGAGTCAGGAGCGCCAAGTCAAAAACAAAAATGGCCTTCTATCAGCCTCTGACCCTGCTGGACCTTGTCGTTTATGATAAAGAAAATGCTTCCCTGAACCGAATTTCTGAAGTCAAATTGGCTTATCCATTTCAACGGATCCCATTTGATTATTACCGTTCTGGCGTGGCCATGTTTGTGGGAGAAGTGCTTGGAAAATCCATTTATGAAAACTATCAAAACGAATACCTGTATGATTTTATCTATCATTGTATCACCTATCTTGATCAAGAAAATATCAATTTAGGAACATATCCATTAAGCTTTTTACTAGAATCTTCCAAGTACTTAGGTTTTTCACCAGATAATGCTGCGGAATTCTTTGAACAAGTTCATCCGGATGTTAATGACTCAACTTTTGCCAAAGACGAGAAAAAACACTTGACACAGTTGATCCAATCACCTTTCAATGCTGACATCAAAGTCCCTTCTAACATTAGAAAAAAACTACTGGATGATTTACTCACCTTTTATAAAATACACCTAGAGACTTTCACAGAAGTAAAATCCCTGTCCATCTTACGGAGTCTAATGTAG
- a CDS encoding isopenicillin N synthase family oxygenase: MSEILYNEIPSLDLADFTSGDASQKAAFVHKLGDAYQNIGFVAIKNHGLTQELQDKLYATIKEFFFLDDSIKNQYERPEIGYQRGYTGKGKEHAKGRNTGDLKEFYHVGQDLSGIPDTDPLKKDYPPNVWPAEVSDFKEVALEVYKTIENAGKAMLRAIALHLELPEDYFEDKVIHGNSILRPIHYFPIENPEEVPSDAVRAAEHGDINLITLLMGASADGLQVLRKDGQWIPITALPDQLVVNVGDMLERLTNKKLKSTIHRVVNPPREKMNSSRYSIPFFMHPRAEMDLTCLDSCVDTENPKAFEDATAGEFLEERLRELGLRK; the protein is encoded by the coding sequence ATGAGCGAAATTCTTTATAACGAAATCCCATCTTTAGACCTTGCCGATTTCACATCCGGTGATGCAAGCCAAAAAGCAGCTTTTGTCCACAAATTAGGAGACGCCTACCAAAATATTGGTTTTGTTGCCATCAAAAACCACGGGCTCACCCAAGAATTACAGGACAAGCTTTATGCCACTATTAAAGAATTTTTCTTCTTGGACGACAGCATCAAGAACCAATATGAAAGACCTGAAATAGGCTATCAAAGAGGTTACACAGGCAAAGGAAAAGAACATGCAAAAGGAAGAAATACCGGAGATCTAAAAGAATTTTACCATGTTGGACAGGATTTGAGTGGCATACCTGATACAGACCCACTTAAAAAAGACTACCCCCCAAATGTGTGGCCTGCTGAAGTAAGTGACTTCAAGGAAGTGGCACTTGAAGTGTACAAAACCATTGAAAACGCAGGAAAAGCCATGCTAAGGGCTATTGCCTTGCACTTGGAATTACCAGAAGACTATTTTGAAGATAAGGTAATTCACGGCAATTCGATTTTAAGACCCATCCATTATTTTCCGATCGAAAACCCTGAAGAAGTTCCTTCGGACGCTGTAAGGGCCGCTGAACATGGGGACATTAACCTTATCACCCTTTTGATGGGTGCCAGTGCCGATGGCTTGCAAGTATTAAGAAAAGATGGACAATGGATTCCTATCACCGCATTACCTGATCAATTGGTAGTCAATGTAGGAGATATGCTCGAAAGACTGACCAATAAAAAACTTAAGTCCACCATTCACCGAGTGGTAAATCCTCCACGTGAAAAAATGAACAGCAGTAGGTACTCTATTCCATTCTTTATGCACCCAAGAGCTGAGATGGATTTGACATGCCTTGATTCTTGTGTGGATACGGAAAACCCTAAAGCGTTTGAAGATGCGACAGCTGGTGAATTTTTAGAAGAAAGACTCCGGGAGTTGGGTTTACGCAAGTAG
- the chrA gene encoding chromate efflux transporter has product MTIRKVKYYLYLKDVVTLSVTAFGGPQAFLAMVLDIMVRKRRYISEEELWELHALCQILPGPTSTQTISAIGYRVGGPNLAYLSLLVWILPATILMTAAAILVDFLQTQTAGSLNFAKFIQPMAIGFIIYAAQKTIGKMVKTTEAMVLMMLSAFVAFFYNSPYIFPFMLIAGGITTSLKFNKQPKIEEKHGITIQWANFLLWGGVLITAAALGHFTKILPIRLFENFYRNGSLIFGGGQVLVPYLYTEFVEFKAYLTSEEFLTGYAISQGVPGPTFSISSYIGALSMREMGIGGAITGGLIAAAGIFLPGTFLIFFVIRFWDELKKYRPVRAALEGVNAVSCGMLIAAAYILFEPMPANIFNITAIIGTYLLLQFTKIPSPLIIIGGIVIGLGYQFVINGYSI; this is encoded by the coding sequence GTGACCATCAGAAAAGTCAAATATTACCTCTACCTTAAAGATGTCGTTACACTTTCGGTCACTGCCTTTGGCGGCCCTCAGGCCTTTTTGGCAATGGTTCTTGACATCATGGTCAGAAAGAGACGGTATATATCAGAAGAAGAGCTATGGGAGCTCCATGCCCTTTGCCAAATATTACCAGGACCAACATCCACCCAAACCATCTCTGCTATAGGCTATAGGGTTGGAGGGCCCAACTTGGCCTACCTTTCCCTTTTGGTCTGGATCCTGCCTGCCACCATCCTGATGACAGCGGCAGCCATTTTGGTGGATTTCCTGCAAACCCAAACCGCAGGATCTCTCAACTTTGCCAAATTCATACAGCCCATGGCCATCGGGTTTATTATTTATGCCGCCCAAAAAACCATTGGTAAAATGGTAAAGACCACAGAGGCAATGGTCCTCATGATGCTCTCAGCTTTTGTCGCCTTCTTTTACAACTCACCTTATATTTTCCCCTTTATGCTGATCGCTGGAGGAATAACCACCTCTTTGAAATTCAACAAACAGCCAAAAATTGAAGAAAAGCATGGAATCACCATCCAGTGGGCCAACTTCCTACTTTGGGGAGGTGTTTTGATCACTGCAGCTGCACTTGGTCATTTCACGAAAATTTTACCCATCAGGCTTTTTGAGAATTTCTACCGTAACGGCAGCTTGATCTTTGGAGGTGGGCAAGTACTTGTTCCTTATCTCTATACAGAGTTTGTGGAGTTCAAAGCCTATTTAACTTCCGAAGAGTTCCTTACGGGATATGCTATTTCACAAGGTGTTCCTGGCCCCACTTTCAGCATCAGCTCCTACATTGGAGCACTTTCCATGCGGGAAATGGGCATTGGGGGAGCCATCACGGGAGGTTTGATCGCAGCAGCTGGGATTTTTCTTCCAGGGACATTTCTGATCTTCTTTGTCATCAGGTTTTGGGATGAGTTGAAAAAATACAGACCTGTCAGGGCAGCCCTTGAGGGAGTCAATGCGGTTTCTTGTGGTATGTTGATCGCTGCTGCCTATATACTTTTTGAGCCCATGCCAGCCAATATTTTTAACATCACCGCCATCATCGGCACTTACCTTTTACTGCAATTCACTAAAATCCCCTCTCCATTAATCATCATTGGAGGAATTGTTATTGGCCTAGGTTACCAATTTGTGATCAATGGCTATAGCATTTGA
- a CDS encoding lysylphosphatidylglycerol synthase transmembrane domain-containing protein: protein MNKKTIKLLLKVLLTGVAVYLVFRKIDVQETWQVIKKSNLFYLFLASLFFVISKGISSFRLNCYFRDLGLRLSELQNLKLYWIGMFYNLFLPGGIGGDGYKVYLLNKQFKTNVKQLLAAVLLDRVSGLVALVWLMLGLWFWVEVEWPYLAGINLDVLAGVGLFLVPVVFVIIVKWWFKSFKKSILKTSIYSLMVQTAQLICAYFILLGLGINEQVVSYQFVFLLSSIVAVLPLTIGGVGARELVFIFSHDFMGIDKNMAVAFSLLFFLITAFVSLMGAFLKVDLEEKH from the coding sequence GTGAATAAAAAAACCATCAAGCTACTCCTAAAGGTACTCTTGACAGGAGTAGCGGTTTATTTGGTGTTTCGAAAAATAGATGTCCAGGAAACATGGCAGGTTATCAAAAAATCCAATTTGTTTTACCTGTTTTTGGCCTCTTTATTTTTTGTAATATCAAAAGGTATTTCCTCATTCAGGCTCAATTGCTACTTTAGAGACCTTGGTTTAAGGTTAAGTGAGCTGCAAAATCTGAAACTTTATTGGATTGGGATGTTTTATAATCTTTTCCTTCCTGGAGGAATAGGAGGGGATGGTTATAAGGTTTATTTATTGAACAAGCAATTTAAAACCAATGTCAAGCAACTTTTGGCGGCAGTTTTATTGGACAGGGTCAGCGGCTTGGTGGCCTTGGTTTGGTTGATGCTGGGGCTTTGGTTTTGGGTAGAGGTGGAGTGGCCTTACTTGGCCGGAATTAATTTGGATGTTTTGGCCGGTGTCGGTCTATTTTTGGTTCCTGTGGTTTTTGTAATTATTGTCAAGTGGTGGTTCAAATCCTTTAAAAAATCGATCTTAAAGACTAGCATTTACTCCCTGATGGTTCAAACTGCTCAATTGATTTGTGCCTATTTTATACTTTTGGGTTTAGGAATTAATGAACAAGTTGTGTCCTATCAATTTGTGTTTTTGCTGTCTTCCATTGTGGCTGTTTTGCCTTTAACTATTGGTGGAGTTGGCGCCAGGGAATTGGTGTTTATTTTTAGCCATGACTTTATGGGTATTGATAAAAATATGGCTGTAGCTTTTAGTTTATTATTTTTCTTGATTACGGCTTTTGTATCTCTAATGGGGGCCTTTCTAAAGGTTGATTTGGAGGAAAAGCATTAA
- a CDS encoding glycosyltransferase family 2 protein encodes MSKLQLSLVVTVYNEEENIEPLLEAVYTALEGISYELILVDDGSTDKTVEESKKYSNEHTRVLIFNKNYGQTTALAAGIDHAVGEYIVTMDGDLQNDPSDIPMMLQKAIDEDWDVVAGVRANRQDGFVLRKLPSKFANWMIRNTTKVYLKDYGCSLRVYKAHIAQNMGLYGELHRFIPVLAKQEGAKMTEVNVKHHPRIHGTSKYGLNRTFKVMADLILMLFFQKYLQRPIHLFGTIGLLSFFVGILINIYLLVLKIAGEDIWGRPILLVGLILVLGGLQLITTGIVAEIIVRTYFESQDKKTYTIKQVYQGE; translated from the coding sequence ATGTCTAAGTTACAGCTCTCTCTTGTAGTCACTGTTTACAACGAAGAAGAGAATATTGAGCCTTTACTAGAAGCTGTTTATACAGCTTTGGAGGGAATTTCCTATGAACTGATTTTAGTGGATGATGGATCTACAGATAAGACTGTGGAAGAGTCCAAAAAGTATAGCAATGAGCATACCCGAGTGCTGATTTTTAACAAAAACTATGGTCAAACCACAGCATTGGCAGCCGGGATTGACCATGCTGTAGGAGAGTACATTGTGACGATGGATGGAGATCTTCAAAATGATCCTTCAGATATTCCAATGATGCTCCAAAAGGCAATTGATGAGGACTGGGATGTGGTGGCAGGAGTGAGAGCCAATCGCCAAGATGGTTTTGTGTTGAGGAAATTGCCGAGTAAGTTTGCCAATTGGATGATCCGAAATACGACCAAGGTGTACCTGAAAGATTATGGATGTAGTCTCAGGGTTTATAAAGCCCATATTGCCCAAAACATGGGGCTCTATGGAGAGTTGCACCGTTTTATTCCTGTGTTGGCCAAGCAAGAAGGGGCAAAGATGACGGAAGTGAATGTGAAGCACCATCCTAGGATTCACGGAACTTCTAAATATGGTCTGAACAGAACCTTTAAGGTGATGGCCGACTTGATTCTGATGCTTTTCTTTCAAAAGTACCTTCAGCGTCCCATTCACCTCTTTGGTACCATTGGTTTGCTGTCCTTTTTTGTGGGGATATTGATCAATATTTATCTTTTGGTACTGAAAATTGCAGGAGAAGATATTTGGGGCAGGCCCATACTATTGGTGGGACTGATCCTTGTACTGGGAGGCTTACAACTGATCACCACGGGAATTGTGGCTGAAATCATTGTAAGGACTTATTTTGAATCCCAGGATAAGAAAACCTATACCATCAAACAGGTATATCAAGGTGAATAA
- a CDS encoding glycosyltransferase family 39 protein → MEIVLNRKKYVEWALLLLSLILHFSNISGLSIYALDEAKNATAAIEMMQNKDWIIPTFNGEYRFDKPPLHYYFFILSYQVFGISEFSARFFPALFGFLTTYITYRFTKRNLGFKAGILSLLVLASSLHWYIQFHMAVPDPFLIFFMTSGLMLFYEWSKSGFRSRKYMLAIYASLALATLSKGPVGVVLPVLAMLIYSLSVNLLNAKRLVRIFHPGGLFLFFLMALPWYILVATKTNGLWVEEFFFKHNLGRFSAPMEGHGGGFWLTWIYVIAGMLPFAFFIPQSFWHTIKFRTNKLTTFSLIASITIIVFFMMAGTKLPNYTVPAYPFIAILIGNYLAWLVTKNKVQRLKTPVLLYALLILILPFGIYHGLKNDPNLQIPKSMLWLLMAPYLVLPILLSGYFRNKVWPVLLSMGSGFMILSLVFFWWAFPKVDQQNPVLIAKDLQHNMKEANLYYFKIFNPAFSFYLQRPIQDLQSDLKPQKAQGYLITRTRYLEELKAQGINYEPVFEGKDLFESPTTIIVKLLPDQ, encoded by the coding sequence ATGGAAATAGTTTTGAATCGAAAAAAGTATGTGGAGTGGGCACTGCTCCTGCTGTCTCTGATACTTCATTTTTCCAATATTTCAGGCCTGAGCATCTATGCCCTAGACGAGGCCAAAAATGCTACAGCCGCTATTGAAATGATGCAAAACAAAGACTGGATCATTCCTACATTCAACGGCGAATATAGATTTGACAAACCTCCCTTACACTATTACTTTTTTATACTTTCCTATCAGGTTTTTGGAATCAGTGAGTTTTCTGCTAGGTTTTTTCCTGCCCTATTTGGCTTTTTGACCACCTACATAACCTATCGCTTCACAAAAAGAAATTTAGGCTTCAAGGCCGGAATACTCTCACTTCTTGTTTTAGCGTCCTCTTTGCACTGGTACATCCAATTTCATATGGCTGTTCCCGACCCCTTTCTAATATTTTTCATGACCAGTGGGCTCATGTTATTCTATGAATGGTCGAAATCAGGATTCCGGTCAAGGAAATACATGTTGGCCATATATGCCTCCTTAGCTTTGGCTACCTTGAGCAAAGGACCTGTGGGAGTTGTCCTGCCAGTTTTGGCCATGTTGATCTACTCTCTCTCTGTCAACTTACTCAATGCGAAACGCCTTGTGAGGATTTTCCATCCTGGTGGGTTGTTTCTTTTTTTCCTGATGGCGTTGCCTTGGTACATTTTGGTTGCCACGAAGACCAATGGACTTTGGGTAGAAGAATTTTTCTTTAAGCACAATCTGGGAAGGTTCTCTGCCCCAATGGAAGGGCATGGAGGCGGTTTTTGGCTGACTTGGATATATGTGATAGCAGGAATGCTTCCTTTTGCCTTTTTTATACCCCAAAGCTTTTGGCATACCATTAAGTTCCGAACCAATAAACTAACAACTTTTTCCTTGATAGCCAGTATTACCATCATCGTCTTCTTTATGATGGCCGGTACCAAATTGCCAAACTACACTGTCCCTGCCTATCCATTTATCGCTATTTTAATCGGTAATTATCTAGCTTGGCTGGTAACCAAAAATAAAGTTCAGCGATTAAAAACCCCGGTATTGCTCTATGCGCTTTTGATCCTTATACTTCCTTTCGGTATTTATCATGGGCTTAAAAATGACCCTAACCTTCAAATCCCCAAATCGATGCTTTGGCTTTTGATGGCTCCTTATCTTGTCCTACCAATTCTTTTGAGTGGTTACTTCAGAAATAAAGTATGGCCAGTTCTACTCAGTATGGGTTCTGGCTTTATGATTCTCTCCTTGGTTTTCTTTTGGTGGGCATTTCCAAAGGTTGACCAGCAGAATCCTGTACTCATTGCCAAAGACCTACAGCATAACATGAAAGAGGCGAACTTGTATTACTTTAAAATATTCAATCCGGCCTTTTCATTTTACCTGCAAAGACCAATTCAAGACCTGCAGTCAGATCTTAAACCTCAAAAAGCACAAGGTTATTTGATCACTAGAACACGTTACCTTGAAGAGCTCAAAGCTCAGGGCATCAACTATGAGCCTGTTTTCGAAGGAAAAGATCTCTTTGAGTCTCCGACAACCATTATTGTTAAGCTTTTACCTGATCAATAA